The Lysobacter oculi genomic sequence ACGGTGACAAAGATGAAGACCAGCGCGGCGCGGCGGGCCGGCGGGGCGGTCGTCGGGGTCATGGGTTTATCCGTGGTGGGGTTTGGCGAAGACGCGGCTCAGGCCGGCCAGGCGTCGGCGGCGAGCATCGTCGCATGCTCGTGCAGGTCGTCGGGCCAGCCGGCGATCTCGGCATCGAAACGCATCGCGTCGCCGGCGAACAATGCGCGGGTGGCTTCCTCGAAACCCGGGCGGTCGCCGCCCATCGCCGACAGGAAGCGGTAGACCCGTTCCTGCGCGGCCCGGCGGCTGTCGCCTTCGCCATGGCTGCGGCGCGCGGCATCCACCAGCTTGCGCAGCGCCACCGAGGCGCCACCCGGCTGGGCATTGAGCCATTGCCAGTGGCGCGGCAGCAGGGTCACCTCACGCGCCACCACGCCCAGCTTCGGCCGGCCGCGACCGCGCTTGGCGGGTTCGGCATCGGGCCCGGCGGCGGGCACTTCGCCGCGGTTGAGCCGCTGCACGATGTCCGCCGCCCGCCCGCGTAGGTCCAGGTCGATCAGCCGCGCCTCGCGGTCATCGAAAATCAGCAATCGCGCATCGGGCTGGGCTTCCAGCGCACGCTGGGCACGCAGGGCGACATGGCGGAGCTCGCCGGCGGCCAACCGGTGGTCGTCGAGAAAGGCGGTGCAGCGGGTATCCGGGCGGTAGAGATCGGGCAGGTCCATGCCCGCCATTATTTATGCCCGGATTAAATTGTCAACCGGAATCAGCGCCGGCCTTCGATGAAGCTGAGGAATTCCTTGCGGGTCCGGGCGTCCTCGCGGAAGGCGCCGAGCATCGTCGAGGTCACCATGCTCACGCCGCGCTTGTGCACGCCGCGCGTGGTCATGCACTCGTGCGCGCCCTCGACCACCACCGCCACGCCGGCCGGCATCAACGCGCGCTGGATGCAGTTGGCGATCTGCGCGGTCATCTTTTCCTGCACCTGGAAGCGGCGCGCATAGGCCTCGACAACGCGCGCCAGCTTGCTGATGCCGACCACCCGGCCGTTCGGCAGGTAGCCGACGTGGACCTTGCCGATGATCGGCGCCATGTGATGCTCGCAGTGGCTTTCGTATTCGATGTCGCGCAGCACGATCATCTCGTCGTAGCCGCAGACTTCCTCGAAGGTGCGCGCCAGGTATTCGTCCGGGTCGATGGCATAGCCGCTGAACCAGTCACCATAGGCCTTGACCACGCGCTTGGGCGTGTCGAGCAGGCCTTCGCGCTCGGGGTTCTCGCCGGCCCAGCGCAGCAGAGTGCGGACGGCGGCTTCGGCATCGCTGCGCGCCACGCCGTTGCGGTTGTCAGTGTCGTCGATCTGGCTCATGCCGGCATGGTAGCGCGGGCGCCCCCGAAGCCGCTTCCACCCTCCAATAAGAAGGGCCACCCGAAGGTGGCCCCGACTCTGGCGTTTCTGGATGTCGCGGCTCAGCGGCCGTCGCCATCCGCATCGCCCGGCATCGCGCGTTCGATGTGGTGCCAGCCGTCGCGCACCGCCCCCTTGGCCTCGTTCCAGGCCAGGCGCGAATTCGCCTTGGTGGCATCCCAGTTGCGCTCCAGCGTGTCTTCGACATCCTCGAAGCGCTGGCCGCGGTACTGGCCGTAGGTGTCGTAGCCGTACTGGTAGGCCGGCTGGTAGTCCGACCATTCGCGGCCCGCCGAGTAATACGGCGCGCGCTGGTAGCTGGACTCGAAGTAGCTGTTGTATTCGGTCGGGTTCACCGCTTCGGCGATCGCATCGCCCGCCTTCGCGCCGCCCACCGCACCGGCGACCGCACCGACGACCGTGCCGATCGGGCCGGCCATCGAGCCCACCGCCGCACCGGCGATGGCGCCGCCGACAGCACCGGTCCCTGCACCAACGCTGTGGTCTTTCTTGACTTCATTGTTCATGGCTTGGATTCCTTGTTTCGAGTGGGGGTTACCGTCGCGCAGTGCGCTTCGATGCAGCCACGCTAGGCAGCCGGCGCAACCGGAGGCGTGAAAAACAGCGGTTTCCGCGGTGAATGCGCGAAGGCGTTCAGCGCACGCGTGGCTTTGATGACGCGAAGTGAGCGCGCCGCGACTGCCGCGTGACGGCCGTTGTGCGAGGTTTGCAAGCGGGCCGCCATTCAGGTGTCATGCCCCAGGCTAGCCGCCGGGGAAAACAGCCAGCCATGAAGAATCCAACGCCTCCCGCCGTGCATCTGGACGACGTGCGCCTCGCGCGCGGCGGCCGCATCGTGCTGGACGGGATCCAGCTGTCGGTGCCCAGCGGCAGCGTCACCGCGGTGCTCGGCCCCTCCGGCAGCGGCAAATCCACCTTGCTGTCGGCGCTCACCGGCGAGCTGGTGCCCGCGCAGGGCCGCGTCGAGATCTTCGGCGAGCCGGTGCCGCGCGACACCCGCGCCCTGCTTTCGATGCGCAAGCGCCTGGGCGTGCTGCTGCAGGGCAACGGCCTGCTGACCGACCTCACCGCGGCGGAGAACGTGGCGCTGCCGCTGCGCACGCATACCGACCTGCCGGATGAAGTCATCGCCGCGCTGGTGGAGATGAAGCTGCACGCGGTCGGCCTGCGCGCCGCCGCCGATCTCTATCCGCGCGAACTCTCCGGCGGCATGGCGCGTCGCGTCGCGCTGGCCCGCGCACTGGCGCTGGACCCGCCGCTGATGATCTACGACGAGCCGCTCACCGGGCTGGACCCGATCGCCTCCGGCGTGATCATGAGCCTGATTTCGCGCCTCAATAAAACGCTGGGCCTGACCAGCATCATCGTCACCCACCACGTCCACGAGACGCTGCCGGTCAGCGACCACGCGGTGGTGATCGCCAACGGCCGGATCGTCTTTGCCGGCACGCCGGACGAACTCCAGCGCAGCGACGATCCGCTGGTGCGGCAATTCCTCGATGGCGAGCCGGACGGCCCCATCGCCTTCGACAGCAAGCGGGCCGCCGCATGAAACCCCTGTCCGGATTCATCCGCGCCACCGGCCAGGCCGGGCTGTTCACGCTCTCGGTGCTGCGCGCCTCCAGGCCGACGCGCGACTTCCTGGCCGAACTGGTCCGCGAGATCTACAAGATCGGTGGCCGCTCGCTGCCGATCATCGCGGTCGGCGGCGCCTTCGTCGGCCTGTCGGTGATCCTGCTCGGCTACCGCGCGCTCGACACCTACGGCGCCAGCAACCAGGTCAGCGCGATGTTGGGCCTGGGCCTGTACCGCGAACTGGCGCCGGTGCTGACCGCGCTGCTGTTCATCGGCCGCGCCGGTTCATCGATCGCGGCGGAGCTCGGCCTGATGCGGGCCACCGACCAGATCACCGCGCTCGGCCTGATGGCCATCGACCCGGTGGCGAAGGTCGTCGCGCCGCGCTTCTGGGCGGCGGTGATCTGCGTGCCGCTCCTGACCGCGTTCTTCATCAGCTTCGCGATCCTCGCCAGCTGGTTCGAGGCGGTGCACGTCATCGGGCTGGACGGCGGCACTTTCTGGCAGGTGATGAAGGATGCGGTGGATTTCCGCGGCGACTTCCTCTCCGCCTTCGTCAAGGCCGGCGTGTTCGGCGCGATCTCGGCGCTGGTCGCGGCCTATGTCGGCTTCCATTCCGAACCCACCATCGAGGGCACCTCGGTGGCGACCACGCGCGCGGTGGTGAACGCCTCGCTGCTGGTGCTGATGTTCAACTTCGTGCTCTCGGCACTGATGTTCCGCTGAGCCCAACCGCATGCAATGCAAGGTGATCCCATGAGTATCCGTGGCCCCCGTCTCGAATTCGCCGTCGGCGCGTTCCTGCTGCTGGCGCTCGCCACCCTGCTGGTACTGGCGCTGGCCTCGACCAATGGCAAGTTCGCCATCGGTGGCGGCACCTATCCGCTGAAGGCGCGCTTCTCCAGCATCGGCCAGCTGCGCGCCAACGGGCCGGTGAAGATCGGCGGCGTGACCGTCGGCAATGTGGCCGACATTCAGCTGGACCCGGTTAAATACGACTCCATCGTCACCTTGGCCATCGACAAGAAGCTCAAGGACCTGCCGGCCGATACCACCGCCGGCGTGTTCACGAGCGGCCTGCTCGGCGAGGCCTACGTCGGCCTGCAGCCCGGCGGCGATCCGGAAGTGCTGAAGCCCGGCGACGAAATCGCCTTCACCCAGTCCGCGGTTGACCTGCTGCAGCTGGCCGGCAAATACATGTTCGGCGGTGGCGCGCCCAAGCCCGCGGATGACGCGGACAGCGCCACCGACACCCAAGAGACCCCCACGGAATCCACACCATGACCCGTTCCCTGCTGTCCCTCGCCATCGCCGCTTCCTTCGTGTTCGTTGCGCCCGTGCAGGCGCAGGCGCTGAAGAAGCCCGCGCCGGCCGCCGCCTCGCAGAGCATGGTGGGCTCGCCGAGCAAGCTGGTGCTCGACAACTCGACCCGCGTGCTGTCGACGCTTGAAAAGCGCCGCGCCGAATTCACCAAGAACCGCGGCGCGCTGCGTGCGTTCGTGAGCAGCGAATTCGACCAGATGTTCGACCGCGAATACGCGGCACGCCTGGTGCTGGGCCGCCATGCGCGCGGCGCCAGCGATGCCGACGTCAAGGTGTTTTCCGATGCGCTGGCCGACAACCTGATGGGCCGCTACGGCACCTCGCTGCTTGATTTCAACACCGCGCTGCGGGTGCGCATCAAGTCCGAGACCGCGCTGCCCGGCGGCCGTGGCGTGCGCGTGTCGAGTGAGCTGCTGCGCGCCGGTGGCGAGCCGATCCCGGTCGATTACCTGATGCGCAAGGTCGGCTCGACCTGGCAGGTGTTCGACGTGATGGTGGAAGGCGTCTCCTTCGTGCAGACGTTCCGCAACCAGTTCGATGCGCCGCTGGCGCAGAAGGGCATCCGCGCGGTGGCCGCCGAGCTGCAGACCGGCAAGATCCAGGCCGATGCCAAGCGCTGACGCCCTGGCCGCCACGGTGAGCCGGCGCGACGACGCGCTGGCCTTCGACGGGGTGCTGCTGCGCCCCGTCGTCGCATCCATGTGGCGGGCGGCGCTGCCCTTGCTGGCAGGGGCGCGACGCATCGACATCGACCAGGTAGCGCGCATCGACAGCGCCGGCCTGGCGATGCTGGCCGCGCTGGCCCGACGCGCCGGCATCGAGATCATCGAAGGCATGCCCGCGGGCTATGCCGAACTGCGTGCGGCCTACCGGCTGGATGCGTCACTGGGCTGCGCCGCGGGCTGATCGGGCGGATAATCCGCGCCCCGCATCCACACTCGCCATCCCCGCATGAATTCGCCGCACCGCCCCGCCACCCTGCTCGCCTTCGCGCTGCTGCTGTCCGCCTGCGCGGCACAGACCGTGCGCGCGCCGGATGCGCCTGCGGTGGTGGATGCCGGCTCGGTCGACACCATCGCCACGCCGAATGGGCATGCGCCCGAAGCCGATACCACGGCGACGACGGCAACCGTCGCCACGGTCGATGCCGAAGCGTCTTCTGACACGCCCGCTTCCGCCGATGGCGGCGATGCACAGGCCGCCACCGAGGCGACTGCCGCGGTCACGCCTCCGGTCACCGCCGCCGAAGACGATTTCAACGCGCTCTACGGCAACAGCGAGTACGACCCGGTCGCCGACCCCACGCTGCCGCCGGGCGTCAAGGTCGCGCCCAGCTATGACCCGTGGGAGCCGTACAACCGCCGCGTGCATGCGCTCAACAATTTCATCGACCGCTCGCTGGCCACGCCGGCCGCGCGCGTCTACATGAAGGTCGTGCCGAGGCCGCTGCGCCTGGGCGTCAGCAACTTCTTCAACAACCTCGGCCAGCCGGGCAGCGCGGTGAACGCGTTGCTGCAGGGCCGCCCAAAGGATTCGGCGATCGCGCTGCTGCGCTTCTCGGTGAACTTCACGATCGGCGTGGGCGGGGTGTTCGATCCCGCGACGCGGATGAACATCCCGTATCGCGACGAGGACTTCGGGCAGACGCTCGCAGTCTGGGGCTGGCGCCAGTCGCGTTACCTGGAACTGCCGCTGTTCGGACCACGCACCGTGCGCGATGTGTTCGGCATGGCCGGCGACGCACCGCTGTCGCCGCTCGGCCACGTCACCGACGCGCGCACTGTCACCGGTATCCGGGGCCTGCAGCTGCTCGACATCCGCAGCCGGCTGTTCTCCATCGACGCGATGCGCGAGGGCGCGGCCGACGAATACGCGCTCTACCGCGACGCCTGGCTGCAACGCCGCAACTACCAGATCATGAGCGACCTGCGCGAAGCCGAGGACAAGCAGGAAAACCTGCCGGACTATCTGCGCGAAGTGCCGGACAACCCGCGCATCCCGGCGGACGCGATCCCGATCAACCCGTGATGCACGACGCCGCCGCAAGGCGGCGTTTTCGTTGGCGGGCTGCGCTCAGGGCTCGCCGGTTTCGTCATCCACACCCAAGGCGGGCTGCGACGGCGCATCCGCCGCCGGCAGCGATTCCACGCCGCGCAGCTTGCGTTCGATGGCGCGGGTGCGCACGCCGGCCTTCTTGATGCTGTTCTGCACGGTGTCGAGCTGGCTGTGCGCCTTCTCCAGCACGGTGGCGAACTTGCCGAACTCGTCCTTGACCGCGCCGAGCGTCTGCCAGACCTCGCTGCTGCGCTTTTCGATGGCCAGCGTGCGGAAGCCCATCTGCAACGAATTGAGCAGGGCCAGCAGCGTGGTCGGCCCGACCAGGGTGATGCGCTGCTCGCGCTGCACGTTGTCGAACAGGCCGGGACGGCGGATCACCTCCGCGTACAGGCCCTCGGTCGGCAGGAACATCAGCGCGAAGTCGGTGGTGTGCGGCGGCGCGACGTATTTCTCGCGGATCTTCTTCGCCTCGTCGCGGATGCGGCGTTCCAGCGCGTTGCCGGCTTCGGTCATCGCCACCGC encodes the following:
- a CDS encoding DUF2239 family protein, with translation MDLPDLYRPDTRCTAFLDDHRLAAGELRHVALRAQRALEAQPDARLLIFDDREARLIDLDLRGRAADIVQRLNRGEVPAAGPDAEPAKRGRGRPKLGVVAREVTLLPRHWQWLNAQPGGASVALRKLVDAARRSHGEGDSRRAAQERVYRFLSAMGGDRPGFEEATRALFAGDAMRFDAEIAGWPDDLHEHATMLAADAWPA
- the folE gene encoding GTP cyclohydrolase I FolE; the protein is MSQIDDTDNRNGVARSDAEAAVRTLLRWAGENPEREGLLDTPKRVVKAYGDWFSGYAIDPDEYLARTFEEVCGYDEMIVLRDIEYESHCEHHMAPIIGKVHVGYLPNGRVVGISKLARVVEAYARRFQVQEKMTAQIANCIQRALMPAGVAVVVEGAHECMTTRGVHKRGVSMVTSTMLGAFREDARTRKEFLSFIEGRR
- a CDS encoding ABC transporter ATP-binding protein; translation: MKNPTPPAVHLDDVRLARGGRIVLDGIQLSVPSGSVTAVLGPSGSGKSTLLSALTGELVPAQGRVEIFGEPVPRDTRALLSMRKRLGVLLQGNGLLTDLTAAENVALPLRTHTDLPDEVIAALVEMKLHAVGLRAAADLYPRELSGGMARRVALARALALDPPLMIYDEPLTGLDPIASGVIMSLISRLNKTLGLTSIIVTHHVHETLPVSDHAVVIANGRIVFAGTPDELQRSDDPLVRQFLDGEPDGPIAFDSKRAAA
- a CDS encoding MlaE family lipid ABC transporter permease subunit, which translates into the protein MKPLSGFIRATGQAGLFTLSVLRASRPTRDFLAELVREIYKIGGRSLPIIAVGGAFVGLSVILLGYRALDTYGASNQVSAMLGLGLYRELAPVLTALLFIGRAGSSIAAELGLMRATDQITALGLMAIDPVAKVVAPRFWAAVICVPLLTAFFISFAILASWFEAVHVIGLDGGTFWQVMKDAVDFRGDFLSAFVKAGVFGAISALVAAYVGFHSEPTIEGTSVATTRAVVNASLLVLMFNFVLSALMFR
- the mlaD gene encoding outer membrane lipid asymmetry maintenance protein MlaD; the encoded protein is MSIRGPRLEFAVGAFLLLALATLLVLALASTNGKFAIGGGTYPLKARFSSIGQLRANGPVKIGGVTVGNVADIQLDPVKYDSIVTLAIDKKLKDLPADTTAGVFTSGLLGEAYVGLQPGGDPEVLKPGDEIAFTQSAVDLLQLAGKYMFGGGAPKPADDADSATDTQETPTESTP
- a CDS encoding MlaC/ttg2D family ABC transporter substrate-binding protein, whose product is MTRSLLSLAIAASFVFVAPVQAQALKKPAPAAASQSMVGSPSKLVLDNSTRVLSTLEKRRAEFTKNRGALRAFVSSEFDQMFDREYAARLVLGRHARGASDADVKVFSDALADNLMGRYGTSLLDFNTALRVRIKSETALPGGRGVRVSSELLRAGGEPIPVDYLMRKVGSTWQVFDVMVEGVSFVQTFRNQFDAPLAQKGIRAVAAELQTGKIQADAKR
- a CDS encoding STAS domain-containing protein, with translation MPSADALAATVSRRDDALAFDGVLLRPVVASMWRAALPLLAGARRIDIDQVARIDSAGLAMLAALARRAGIEIIEGMPAGYAELRAAYRLDASLGCAAG
- a CDS encoding MlaA family lipoprotein; its protein translation is MNSPHRPATLLAFALLLSACAAQTVRAPDAPAVVDAGSVDTIATPNGHAPEADTTATTATVATVDAEASSDTPASADGGDAQAATEATAAVTPPVTAAEDDFNALYGNSEYDPVADPTLPPGVKVAPSYDPWEPYNRRVHALNNFIDRSLATPAARVYMKVVPRPLRLGVSNFFNNLGQPGSAVNALLQGRPKDSAIALLRFSVNFTIGVGGVFDPATRMNIPYRDEDFGQTLAVWGWRQSRYLELPLFGPRTVRDVFGMAGDAPLSPLGHVTDARTVTGIRGLQLLDIRSRLFSIDAMREGAADEYALYRDAWLQRRNYQIMSDLREAEDKQENLPDYLREVPDNPRIPADAIPINP